From one Triticum urartu cultivar G1812 chromosome 3, Tu2.1, whole genome shotgun sequence genomic stretch:
- the LOC125545522 gene encoding pentatricopeptide repeat-containing protein At3g02650, mitochondrial-like: MWRSRARALLLLRSSVPRSPPPQQNPLRSLARAPPPPPRLLSRFLSSSSPEALPDAPSSAAEALPDDPFAFPPGAISGSADPTEADEDNLAALWEEDAGDADDIFVSAASSDTADPEARDEEVARVRAVVESTPEDQIPTAIADMVVDFTEPLLAAILLSAENCSGKKLLLLFKSAGKNNPDVKSLANLDIVASKVADSAQIDKMDAYMLWDLVKEMGSVPGSLSIPLLNKVLAMFWKLEKSKAALEVLDKFSEFGCTPDGDSYYLAIQAAGKKSMVGAAWGVCEKMISSGCFPDGEKAGEIVTFFCKGKKVKEAHSVYLAAKEKKVQIPTSSLDFLVGALAKNDETVSMALELLEEYKGESLKHAGKSFAAVIHSLCRMKNVKDAKKLLMRMVNLGPAPGSAVFNFVITGLSKEGEMEDAKDMIRVMESRGLRPDVYTYSVIMSGYAKGGMIDEAHSLLREAKKIYRKLNRVTYHILIRGYCKMEEFEKALECLKEMKKDGVQPNVDEYNKLIQSLCLKAMDWRTAEKLLEEMEGSGLYLKGITRSLIAAVKELEMEEVSKDSQEA, from the coding sequence ATGTGGCGTTCGCGAGCTCGCGCTCTCCTCCTGCTCCGCTCGTCCGTCCCCAGATCGCCACCGCCGCAGCAAAATCCACTTCGGAGCCTGGCCCGAGCCCCACCCCCGCCACCACGCCTTCTCTCCCgcttcctctcctcctcctccccggAGGCCCTGCCGGACGCCCCCTCCTCCGCTGCGGAGGCCCTCCCGGATGACCCCTTCGCCTTCCCGCCCGGCGCCATATCCGGATCGGCTGATCCCACCGAGGCCGACGAGGACAACCTGGCCGCGCTCTGGGAGGAGGATGCGGGCGACGCCGACGACATCTtcgtctccgccgcctcctccgacACCGCCGATCCCGAAGCCAGGGACGAGGAGGTCGCCCGCGTCCGCGCCGTCGTGGAGTCCACCCCGGAGGACCAGATCCCCACCGCTATCGCCGACATGGTCGTTGACTTCACCGAGCCGCTCCTAGCCGCCATCCTCCTCTCCGCCGAGAACTGCTCTGGTAAAAAGCTGCTCCTCTTGTTCAAGTCTGCCGGGAAGAACAACCCTGATGTCAAGAGCCTTGCCAATCTTGACATCGTCGCGAGCAAGGTTGCTGATTCAGCTCAGATTGACAAGATGGACGCGTACATGCTCTGGGATTTGGTGAAGGAAATGGGCAGTGTGCCAGGATCATTGAGCATCCCACTGCTGAACAAAGTGCTAGCAATGTTCTGGAAGCTCGAGAAATCAAAGGCGGCGCTAGAGGTGCTTGACAAGTTCAGTGAGTTTGGCTGCACTCCGGACGGCGACAGTTATTATCTGGCGATTCAAGCGGCTGGAAAGAAGTCCATGGTTGGTGCTGCATGGGGAGTTTGCGAGAAGATGATTAGCTCTGGGTGCTTCCCTGATGGGGAGAAGGCCGGTGAGATTGTGACCTTCTTTTGCAAGGGGAAGAAGGTGAAGGAGGCACATTCAGTATACCTAGCAGCGAAGGAGAAGAAGGTTCAGATTCCTACGTCATCCTTGGATTTCCTTGTTGGTGCTTTGGCGAAGAATGACGAGACCGTCAGTATGGCTCTGGAGCTGCTGGAGGAATACAAAGGAGAGTCTCTTAAGCATGCAGGCAAGTCCTTTGCTGCCGTTATACATAGTTTGTGCAGGATGAAGAATGTGAAGGATGCAAAGAAGCTGTTGATGAGGATGGTGAATCTTGGCCCAGCTCCTGGTAGTGCAGTGTTCAACTTTGTCATTACAGGATTGTCTAAAGAGGGAGAAATGGAGGACGCAAAGGATATGATTAGGGTGATGGAGAGCCGAGGGCTGCGCCCTGATGTTTATACATACAGCGTGATCATGAGTGGCTACGCAAAGGGAGGCATGATTGATGAAGCCCATTCTCTACTTCGCGAAGCTAAGAAGATCTATCGAAAACTAAACAGGGTTACTTATCACATACTGATCCGTGGttactgcaagatggaggagttTGAGAAGGCCCTGGAGTGCCTAAAGGAGATGAAGAAGGACGGGGTGCAGCCAAATGTGGATGAGTATAACAAACTCATCCAGTCGTTATGTCTGAAGGCTATGGACTGGAGAACAGCTGAGAAGCTCCTGGAGGAAATGGAGGGCAGTGGACTATACCTTAAGGGCATTACCCGCAGCCTCATAGCAGCAGTCAAGGAATTGGAAATGGAAGAGGTGTCAAAAGACAGCCAAGAAGCATAG